In Plasmodium falciparum 3D7 genome assembly, chromosome: 5, the following proteins share a genomic window:
- a CDS encoding alpha-soluble NSF attachment protein, putative, with product MENEAKELEKKAEQLNKKGFLASFFGTDNTDEIINCYNLAANKYKLSHKWKEASCCILKNALLHKKNNETSYCANAYLEAGNIAKKYDKLEAIKHIEEAVNMYATIGRFSNCGKCEKNIAEIYEDLYDYDNASKYYKKAAYYFEMDEYSKSIYTQCIVKYAELNSQYNHEYEDAISIFEKEAEKALKSTLLQYGARDYYIKAGILHIVIGDLVNAKISIDKYCMNDPRFLNSREKKFLDNIIDAVTEQNVEEFEEIVHEYDRITKLDNWKVHFLYKIKSKLSVEPNVELTADGNVDLT from the exons atggaaaatgaAGCTaaagaattagaaaaaaaagcaGAACAGTTGAACAAGAAAGGTTTTCTTGCTTCTTTTTTTGGAACTGATAATActgatgaaataataaattgttaTAACTTGGCGgcgaataaatataaactatCTCATAAAT ggAAAGAAGCTAGCTGttgtattttaaaaaacgccctgttacacaaaaaaaacaatgaGACAAGTTATTGCGCTAATGCTTATTTGGAGGCAGGGAATATAgctaaaaaatatgataaattgg AGGCCATAAAACATATTGAAGAAGCCGTAAATATGTATGCAACTATTGGAAGATTCTCCAATTGTGGGAaatgtgaaaaaaatattgcaGAAATTTATGAagatttatatgattatgataatgcgtctaaatattataaaaaagctgcttattattttgaaatgGATGAATATTCAAa ATCAATATATACTCAGTGTATCGTAAAATATGCTGAATTAAATTCACAATATAATCATGAATATGAGGATGCCATAAGT atATTTGAGAAAGAAGCGGAAAAGGCTTTAAAAAGCACACTACTACAGTATGGAGCAAGGGACTATTATATAAAGGCAGGAATTTTACACATTGTAATAGGAGATCTAGTTAATGCTAAAATATCAATAGATAAATATTGTATGAATGATCCACGTTTTTTAAATTCAAGAGAAAAAAAGTTTTtagataatattattgatGCAGTTACTGAACAAAATGTAGAAGAATTTGAAGAAATTGTTCATGAATATGATCGTATAACTAAGTTGGATAATTGGAAagttcattttctttataaaattaaatcaaAATTAAGTGTCGAACCAAATGTAGAATTAACAGCTGATGGAAATGTTGatttaacataa